In the genome of Solibacillus silvestris, one region contains:
- a CDS encoding two-component system response regulator — MSKRILIVDDAAFMRMMIKDILTKNGFEVVGEAADGIQAVEKYNELRPDLVTMDITMPEMDGIAALKEIKGTDPSAVVIMCSAMGQQAMVIDAIQAGAKDFIVKPFQADRVIEAIQKALG; from the coding sequence ATGTCTAAAAGGATTTTAATTGTGGACGATGCAGCTTTCATGCGCATGATGATCAAAGATATTTTAACGAAAAATGGTTTTGAAGTAGTAGGGGAAGCAGCTGACGGAATTCAAGCGGTTGAAAAGTACAATGAATTACGTCCGGATTTAGTAACGATGGATATTACAATGCCTGAAATGGATGGTATTGCAGCATTAAAAGAAATTAAAGGCACGGATCCAAGCGCGGTAGTTATTATGTGTTCAGCAATGGGCCAACAAGCTATGGTAATCGATGCGATTCAAGCTGGTGCAAAAGACTTTATCGTAAAGCCTTTCCAAGCAGATCGCGTAATCGAAGCGATTCAAAAAGCTTTAGGTTGA
- a CDS encoding flagellar biogenesis protein produces MNAKKSFRFWLAVGIVWMTALFTPNSNGTFAMVSNVYENCNENPEVCSEEKISDENTPDADTDQTDSASVSIGFWDYLKVLIALVFVIGLLLFILKYLNKRNFNYQQNAVIKNIGGMSVGQQKSVQLLLIGKRVYVVGVGDNIQLLKEIDSEEEIDHLLNQIETKQSMVNTSPYIAQLFNKFSQKKRPQDISESPKFNDLFNEKIGKIKQQRSDELERWKEQERDDR; encoded by the coding sequence ATGAATGCAAAAAAATCATTTCGATTTTGGCTCGCTGTTGGAATTGTATGGATGACGGCACTATTTACACCAAACTCAAATGGAACTTTTGCGATGGTAAGTAACGTATACGAAAACTGTAATGAAAACCCTGAAGTATGTTCAGAAGAAAAAATTTCAGATGAAAATACTCCGGATGCCGACACAGATCAAACTGACTCGGCATCCGTTAGTATTGGATTTTGGGATTATCTTAAAGTTTTAATAGCACTTGTCTTCGTCATAGGGCTATTATTGTTCATTTTAAAGTATTTAAACAAGCGTAACTTCAACTATCAACAAAATGCCGTAATTAAGAATATCGGTGGCATGTCTGTAGGACAGCAAAAGTCTGTACAATTATTGTTAATTGGAAAACGAGTTTATGTAGTGGGTGTCGGCGATAACATTCAGCTTCTGAAGGAAATTGATTCCGAGGAAGAAATCGACCATTTACTGAATCAGATCGAAACTAAACAGAGCATGGTGAATACTTCACCTTATATAGCACAATTATTTAATAAGTTTTCACAAAAAAAACGCCCTCAAGATATTTCGGAAAGCCCTAAATTCAATGATTTGTTCAATGAAAAAATCGGGAAAATCAAGCAACAACGAAGTGATGAGCTGGAGCGTTGGAAAGAACAGGAGCGTGATGATCGATGA
- a CDS encoding flagellar biosynthetic protein FliP — MNDLLSVFSESDPGNVSTSVTLLFLLTVLSLAPSLLILMTSFARIVIVLSFTRTALATNQMPPNQVIIGLALFLTFFIMAPTFQQVNEQALQPLFDEEINLEEAYDRATIPFKQFMAQHTRQKDLELFIEYNQAEYPDSIEEIPMTLLVPAFALSEIKTAFQMGFMIFIPFLVIDMVVASTLMSMGMMMLPPVMISLPFKILLFVLVDGWYLVMKSLLQSF; from the coding sequence ATGAACGACCTTCTTTCCGTGTTTTCTGAAAGTGATCCCGGAAATGTATCCACATCGGTTACGCTGTTATTCCTGTTAACCGTTCTATCTTTAGCACCGAGTCTATTAATCTTAATGACTTCTTTTGCGCGTATTGTCATCGTTTTGTCGTTTACTAGGACAGCCCTTGCGACGAACCAAATGCCGCCTAACCAGGTAATTATCGGGTTGGCATTGTTTTTAACATTCTTTATTATGGCGCCGACTTTCCAGCAAGTAAATGAGCAGGCATTACAACCGCTTTTTGATGAAGAAATTAATTTGGAAGAGGCGTATGATCGGGCGACGATTCCGTTTAAACAATTTATGGCTCAGCATACAAGGCAAAAGGATTTAGAGCTTTTTATCGAATATAATCAGGCGGAGTATCCGGATTCCATCGAGGAAATTCCGATGACACTGTTAGTACCCGCATTTGCGTTAAGTGAAATTAAAACAGCTTTTCAAATGGGTTTTATGATCTTCATTCCGTTTTTAGTTATTGATATGGTGGTCGCAAGCACACTGATGTCAATGGGGATGATGATGCTGCCTCCAGTAATGATTTCACTGCCATTTAAAATCTTATTATTTGTACTCGTCGATGGTTGGTATTTAGTGATGAAATCTTTACTTCAAAGTTTTTAG
- a CDS encoding EscS/YscS/HrcS family type III secretion system export apparatus protein: MTQEMVIAIAENAVFTILIVSGPLLLIALISGLIVSIFQATTSIQEQTLAFVPKIVAVLVAIIFFGPFMISKMTDYFHDILNNLVRYIG, encoded by the coding sequence GTGACACAGGAAATGGTCATTGCAATTGCAGAAAATGCAGTATTCACGATATTGATAGTTTCGGGACCTTTACTATTAATCGCGCTTATCAGTGGTTTAATAGTCAGTATATTTCAGGCAACAACTTCCATTCAAGAACAAACATTGGCGTTCGTACCTAAAATCGTAGCGGTTTTAGTGGCGATTATTTTTTTTGGCCCGTTTATGATCAGCAAGATGACGGACTACTTTCACGACATTTTAAATAACCTAGTTCGGTATATTGGGTGA
- a CDS encoding flagellar biosynthetic protein FliR, translated as MTELLPNLSILLLILVRVSAFFVSVPLFSYRTIPPQVRIILAVALAWMMYYTFNIEPFEINAFYLLLVLKEAIIGLMLGLAAMIIVSAVQIAGGFIDFQMGFAMANIIDPQTGAQSPLMGQFLNFLMLLLLLSINGHHLILDGIYYSYQFMPMDQFFPNFGEEGTALFIIKIFVSVFAIAFQMSAPIVATLFLVTLALGITGKTVPQMNIFVIGFPIKIAVGFLVLIVTMGVLVGVMKELIEFMIISLRDLMVILGGG; from the coding sequence ATGACGGAATTATTACCGAATTTATCAATATTGCTATTAATTTTAGTACGTGTTTCTGCATTTTTCGTCTCCGTCCCTTTATTTTCATATCGTACAATACCACCGCAAGTGCGTATTATATTGGCTGTCGCTTTAGCTTGGATGATGTACTATACGTTTAATATCGAGCCGTTTGAAATTAATGCGTTTTACTTGCTGCTCGTTTTAAAAGAGGCAATTATCGGGCTCATGCTAGGATTGGCCGCGATGATTATCGTTTCCGCTGTTCAAATAGCAGGCGGATTTATCGATTTCCAGATGGGTTTTGCGATGGCGAATATTATCGATCCGCAAACAGGTGCCCAGTCTCCGTTAATGGGGCAGTTTTTAAACTTTTTAATGCTTTTATTATTGCTGTCAATAAATGGTCATCATCTTATTTTAGATGGTATTTATTATAGTTATCAATTTATGCCGATGGATCAGTTTTTCCCGAATTTCGGTGAAGAAGGAACCGCATTGTTTATTATTAAAATATTTGTTTCTGTTTTTGCCATAGCATTTCAAATGTCAGCTCCAATAGTTGCAACATTATTTTTAGTAACATTAGCGTTAGGAATTACAGGGAAAACGGTACCGCAAATGAATATATTTGTTATCGGATTCCCGATTAAAATTGCAGTAGGGTTTCTTGTATTGATTGTGACAATGGGTGTATTAGTGGGAGTTATGAAGGAGCTAATTGAATTTATGATTATTTCTTTACGTGACTTAATGGTTATTTTAGGTGGTGGCTAA
- a CDS encoding flagellar biosynthesis protein FlhB, with translation MDRKLLINVDLQFFAGEKTEKATPKKRQDSRKKGQVLKSQDVTAAVLLLLSFFFLLFFAPFMYEGMKDFLLQALNRNMLIETLNAETVMDMYVESIKEMAIIVLPIMVIAIIAGIGANFFQFGLLFTTETLKIDLKKMDPIKGIKKIISVRAIVNLIKSLLKVTLIGTVTTVVIIIYLEDVLSLALHSPAEILATVAYMSAIMGIAASIMLVFIALFDYIYERHEYEKQLKMSKQDVKDEHKNAEGDPLIKSKIKQRQREMAMRRMMQEVPAADVVITNPTHFAIALKYDEDMMDAPKVVAKGTDFVAQKIKLIAKEHDVIMVENRPLARAMYDQVEIGQAVPEEFFKAVAEVLAYVYRIKRKI, from the coding sequence ATGGACAGAAAGCTATTAATTAACGTTGACCTTCAGTTTTTTGCAGGTGAAAAAACGGAAAAAGCAACACCGAAAAAGCGGCAGGATTCACGAAAAAAAGGACAAGTATTAAAAAGTCAGGACGTCACAGCTGCCGTATTACTGCTATTGTCATTTTTCTTTTTACTTTTCTTTGCACCATTCATGTACGAAGGAATGAAAGATTTTTTATTACAAGCACTTAACCGCAATATGTTAATTGAAACGCTGAACGCTGAAACCGTAATGGATATGTATGTTGAGTCCATTAAAGAGATGGCAATTATCGTACTGCCGATTATGGTCATTGCCATTATTGCAGGTATTGGAGCTAACTTTTTTCAGTTTGGCTTACTTTTTACAACAGAAACATTAAAAATAGATTTGAAAAAAATGGATCCGATTAAAGGGATCAAAAAGATTATTTCTGTACGTGCAATCGTCAATTTAATTAAATCATTATTGAAAGTAACGTTAATCGGAACTGTGACAACCGTTGTCATAATTATATATCTAGAAGATGTATTGTCGCTTGCTTTACATAGCCCGGCAGAAATTTTGGCCACTGTAGCATATATGTCGGCAATCATGGGAATTGCCGCGTCGATTATGCTCGTTTTCATTGCATTGTTTGACTATATATATGAACGGCATGAATATGAGAAACAATTGAAAATGTCGAAACAGGATGTTAAAGATGAGCATAAAAATGCAGAAGGTGACCCGTTGATCAAGTCGAAAATTAAACAGCGTCAACGTGAAATGGCGATGCGCAGAATGATGCAGGAAGTACCTGCTGCAGATGTTGTCATTACAAACCCGACCCATTTTGCGATTGCTTTAAAATACGACGAAGATATGATGGATGCGCCGAAAGTTGTAGCAAAAGGGACCGATTTTGTCGCGCAGAAAATAAAACTTATTGCAAAAGAACATGATGTCATTATGGTAGAAAATCGTCCGCTTGCCCGTGCGATGTATGACCAGGTTGAAATCGGCCAGGCTGTACCGGAAGAGTTTTTCAAAGCTGTTGCCGAAGTTCTTGCATATGTATACCGAATCAAACGCAAAATTTGA
- the flhA gene encoding EscV/YscV/HrcV family type III secretion system export apparatus protein (membrane protein involved in the flagellar export apparatus) gives MQIRDLGVLAAVIMVVAMLIIPLPHWLLSFLIIINITLALLVLLTSMNMKEALDFSIFPTVILLLTLFRLALSVSTTRAILAEGDAGKVVETFGNFVTGGNILVGLVIFLLLVIIQFIVITKGSERVAEVAARFTLDAMPGKQMSIDADLNAGMISEKEARERREKVSGEADFYGAMDGATKFVKGDAIASIIMVGINLLFGMIIGMIQMELSFAEAASKYSMLTVGDGLVSQIPALLISTATGIVVTRAASKGNLGSDITAQLFAQSKLLYVAAGTILLLGLFTPIPDWITIPIAIALAVGAFLMDRKKEETPEEIMEFEEEVASDTMKSPENVINLLNVDPIEFEFGYGLIPLVDAAQGGDLLDRVVMIRRQLALELGIVIPIVRIRDNIQLQPNEYRIKIKGNEMARGELLLDHYLAMSPGDDNSIDGIDTIEPSFGLPAKWITEAVKEDAEMFGYTVVDPPSVVSTHLTEIIRANAHDLLGRQETKQLIDHLRETHAILVDDLIPTPLSIGEVQKVLAKLLRENVSIRNLPIIFETLADYAKLTSDPDILTEYVRQALARQITSQFINGQQALKVITVSAKVEKLVADSIQQTDHGNYLAMDPQQSQFVLEAIAKEVERVSYTEQSPIILCSPGVRLYIRQLTERYFPQVPILSYNELDAAVEIQSVGVVNVE, from the coding sequence ATGCAAATACGCGACTTAGGGGTTTTAGCTGCAGTGATTATGGTTGTAGCGATGCTCATTATCCCTCTTCCACATTGGCTACTCAGTTTTTTAATTATTATTAATATTACATTGGCACTACTCGTATTATTAACTTCGATGAATATGAAGGAAGCGCTCGATTTCTCGATTTTCCCTACTGTTATTCTATTATTAACACTGTTCCGTCTGGCATTGTCCGTATCGACAACACGTGCCATTTTAGCGGAAGGTGACGCAGGTAAAGTAGTAGAGACATTTGGTAATTTCGTTACAGGCGGTAATATTTTAGTAGGTTTAGTTATTTTCTTATTACTAGTTATTATCCAGTTTATCGTAATTACAAAGGGTTCGGAGCGTGTTGCGGAAGTAGCTGCACGTTTCACATTGGATGCGATGCCGGGTAAGCAAATGAGTATCGATGCGGATTTAAACGCCGGAATGATTTCGGAAAAAGAAGCGCGGGAACGCCGTGAAAAAGTATCCGGCGAAGCGGACTTTTACGGAGCAATGGATGGTGCAACGAAATTCGTAAAAGGGGATGCCATTGCCTCGATTATTATGGTTGGTATTAACTTACTGTTCGGTATGATCATCGGTATGATTCAGATGGAACTAAGCTTTGCTGAAGCAGCATCTAAATATTCGATGCTGACAGTCGGTGATGGACTAGTATCGCAAATCCCCGCCTTATTAATTTCTACTGCGACAGGGATTGTTGTAACACGTGCTGCTTCAAAAGGAAATCTTGGTTCAGACATTACAGCACAGTTATTTGCACAATCAAAGCTATTGTATGTAGCTGCAGGTACAATTCTCCTGCTCGGATTATTTACACCGATTCCAGACTGGATTACGATTCCGATTGCAATTGCATTAGCGGTTGGCGCATTCTTAATGGACCGTAAAAAGGAAGAAACACCGGAAGAAATTATGGAATTCGAAGAGGAAGTTGCCTCTGATACGATGAAAAGTCCGGAAAATGTTATTAATCTTTTAAATGTTGATCCGATAGAATTCGAATTTGGCTATGGATTAATTCCTTTAGTAGATGCGGCACAGGGTGGGGATTTACTGGACCGCGTTGTTATGATCCGTCGTCAGCTTGCATTGGAGCTTGGGATTGTCATACCGATTGTACGTATCCGTGACAATATTCAGCTGCAGCCAAATGAGTACCGGATTAAAATAAAGGGAAATGAAATGGCAAGAGGTGAATTGTTACTGGATCATTATTTGGCAATGAGTCCAGGGGATGATAATTCAATTGATGGTATTGATACAATCGAGCCATCATTCGGCCTGCCTGCAAAATGGATTACAGAAGCAGTAAAAGAGGATGCGGAAATGTTCGGCTATACAGTTGTCGATCCGCCAAGTGTTGTTTCTACACATTTAACCGAAATTATCCGTGCAAATGCCCACGATCTGCTCGGCCGTCAAGAGACGAAGCAATTGATCGATCATTTACGCGAAACACATGCCATTTTAGTGGACGATTTAATTCCGACACCATTATCAATAGGGGAAGTACAAAAAGTATTGGCAAAATTATTGCGTGAAAATGTTTCGATACGGAATTTGCCGATCATTTTCGAAACATTAGCAGATTATGCAAAGCTTACTAGTGATCCCGATATTTTAACAGAGTATGTGAGACAGGCATTGGCTAGACAAATTACATCTCAATTTATTAACGGTCAACAAGCGCTAAAAGTTATTACAGTGTCTGCAAAAGTCGAAAAACTTGTAGCTGACAGCATTCAGCAAACAGACCATGGCAACTATTTAGCGATGGATCCACAGCAGTCGCAATTCGTATTGGAAGCTATTGCGAAAGAAGTGGAGCGTGTTTCCTATACGGAACAGTCGCCAATTATTTTATGTTCGCCGGGTGTGCGTCTGTACATAAGACAACTGACAGAACGTTATTTCCCGCAAGTCCCGATTCTTTCGTATAACGAATTGGATGCAGCCGTTGAAATTCAAAGTGTAGGGGTGGTGAATGTTGAATGA
- a CDS encoding flagellar biosynthesis protein FlhF: MKMKKYNAPSIAEAMKQIRADLGEDAVILNSKVVVTKKFFGLVKNKSYEVVAGYDALEKKPSLPSFEDLPTFAPQLKEEGISEAASSVEQHTKVPQNGAAGLPENLIKEIADLKSMMQSMQRMSTQSQYPDELLSFIDFLREQELGEELITKISDELFIYYNEHGKQMTWNEMQEVAKDYLRKELYDLPISGISYEKKYINVLGPTGVGKTTTIAKMAARAVLEKKKKIGFITTDTYRIAAIEQLKTYAALLQAPVEVVYNPTDYAEALQKFDHLDLIFIDTAGRNYKEAKYVDDLKSLIQFSEQAESYLVLSLTSKQKDLESIIEQFANLHIEKFIFTKLDETNSIGTMFNLMIKYNKGLAYYTNGQEVPEDIEQPNSDNLLELFFKENSDERSS, encoded by the coding sequence ATGAAGATGAAAAAATACAATGCACCTTCCATTGCTGAAGCAATGAAACAAATTCGCGCTGATCTAGGGGAAGATGCAGTTATTCTGAATTCGAAAGTCGTCGTGACGAAAAAGTTTTTCGGATTAGTAAAAAATAAAAGCTATGAAGTCGTGGCAGGATATGACGCGTTGGAAAAGAAACCTTCATTACCGTCTTTTGAAGACCTTCCGACATTTGCACCGCAATTGAAAGAGGAAGGAATCAGCGAAGCAGCATCGTCTGTGGAACAACATACAAAAGTTCCGCAAAACGGTGCTGCTGGCTTACCTGAAAACTTGATTAAAGAAATTGCTGATTTAAAATCGATGATGCAATCGATGCAACGTATGTCTACACAGTCTCAATATCCTGATGAACTCTTATCATTTATCGACTTTCTACGTGAGCAGGAACTTGGAGAGGAGCTTATCACAAAAATCAGTGATGAGCTTTTTATATATTATAACGAGCATGGCAAACAAATGACATGGAACGAAATGCAGGAAGTTGCCAAAGATTATTTAAGAAAAGAATTGTATGACTTGCCGATTAGCGGAATTTCATATGAGAAAAAATATATTAACGTGCTAGGTCCAACCGGTGTTGGGAAAACGACTACGATTGCGAAAATGGCTGCACGCGCTGTACTTGAAAAGAAAAAGAAAATCGGTTTTATAACAACAGACACTTATCGTATAGCTGCGATTGAACAATTGAAAACGTATGCTGCATTGCTGCAGGCCCCGGTTGAAGTTGTCTATAATCCAACAGATTATGCAGAGGCGCTTCAAAAGTTTGACCATCTGGATTTAATTTTTATTGATACAGCCGGGAGAAACTACAAAGAAGCGAAATATGTAGATGATTTAAAGTCATTGATACAATTTAGCGAACAAGCAGAATCTTACTTAGTTTTATCGTTAACGTCTAAGCAAAAAGACTTAGAATCAATTATTGAACAATTTGCGAACTTGCATATTGAAAAATTTATCTTTACGAAGCTTGATGAAACAAATTCTATTGGCACTATGTTTAATTTAATGATTAAATATAATAAAGGACTAGCTTATTATACAAATGGTCAAGAAGTACCAGAAGATATCGAACAACCTAATAGTGATAATTTACTAGAACTTTTCTTCAAGGAGAACTCCGATGAAAGATCAAGCTGA
- a CDS encoding ATPase produces the protein MKDQAEKLRQKMLESEHKPGRSIAVVSGKGGVGKSNFTTNFATLLSKKGKKVAILDMDIGMGNVHILIGSSVKYSLKDYLDGQVPLEDVLCETMEGVSYISGGTGMSSLMEWSPDVFARLITAFETLQKNYDFVLFDMGAGVVDWSLDLLTSIEEIIVISTAEPTSIMDAYSMMKFIHLKDPMKKFYLLCNRAFTIEEGQDTTQRLKTVMQRFLEKEVSILGSLPEDPVVRQAVRQQALFALLYPDAPVTKTMDKIIEQFLTTQAVMKEVHATNESMKFISKLKSIFSRGRE, from the coding sequence ATGAAAGATCAAGCTGAAAAACTACGTCAGAAGATGCTTGAAAGTGAACATAAGCCAGGGCGATCAATTGCAGTTGTTAGTGGAAAAGGTGGAGTTGGTAAAAGTAATTTCACGACAAACTTCGCTACCCTATTATCTAAAAAGGGGAAAAAAGTAGCTATATTAGATATGGATATTGGCATGGGTAATGTACACATTCTCATAGGAAGCTCCGTGAAATACAGTTTAAAAGATTACCTGGATGGTCAAGTGCCGCTGGAAGATGTTCTTTGCGAAACAATGGAAGGGGTAAGCTATATTTCCGGCGGTACCGGTATGTCGTCGTTAATGGAATGGTCTCCTGATGTTTTTGCACGTTTAATCACGGCTTTTGAAACATTGCAGAAAAATTATGATTTTGTCTTATTTGATATGGGAGCCGGTGTTGTGGATTGGTCACTCGATCTATTAACATCCATAGAAGAAATTATCGTTATTTCTACCGCGGAACCGACATCCATTATGGATGCCTATTCTATGATGAAATTTATCCATCTAAAAGACCCGATGAAGAAATTTTATCTATTATGCAATCGAGCATTTACCATCGAGGAAGGGCAAGATACGACACAGCGCCTGAAAACAGTGATGCAACGTTTTTTGGAAAAGGAAGTATCGATTTTAGGATCGCTGCCGGAAGACCCTGTTGTGCGTCAAGCGGTACGTCAGCAAGCCTTATTTGCATTGCTCTATCCTGATGCTCCTGTCACAAAAACAATGGATAAAATTATAGAGCAATTTTTAACAACGCAGGCAGTAATGAAAGAAGTACATGCAACAAATGAGTCGATGAAATTTATATCAAAATTAAAAAGCATCTTTTCGAGAGGGCGTGAGTAA
- a CDS encoding chemotaxis response regulator protein-glutamate methylesterase, protein MSNLQKTKLLVVDDSAFMRKLISDFFSDHMHIEVIGAARNGKDAIKKIEQLKPDVVTMDVEMPEMNGMEALKEIMQKYPLPVIMLSSTTKRGAENTLMAMEYGAVDFVAKPSGSISLDLHKIKDELVRKVEEASKVTVSKLRKPYEKSTVVSRTIRQPLHNEESKLKSMTKPTIKIDVPTQKTEWSKTSKKIILIGTSTGGPRALQEVITKIPANVDAPILIVQHMPAGFTKSLAARLDQLSEIHVKEAEQGDLLQKGTAYIAPGGYHLKLRKVGSAFAVVLDNQEPPRAGHRPSVDVLFEDVSQYSEFDKIAVIMTGMGYDGSKGLVSLKKTGNVTAIAESAETCIVYGMPKAAVETQLVDEVADVDDIARTIMKYMP, encoded by the coding sequence ATGAGCAACTTACAGAAAACAAAACTGCTAGTTGTTGATGATTCCGCCTTTATGCGGAAGCTAATAAGCGATTTTTTTTCGGATCATATGCATATTGAGGTCATCGGGGCGGCCCGTAATGGGAAAGACGCCATAAAAAAAATTGAGCAGCTTAAACCCGATGTCGTGACAATGGATGTGGAAATGCCGGAAATGAATGGGATGGAAGCGTTAAAAGAAATCATGCAAAAGTACCCATTGCCTGTCATCATGCTTTCAAGTACGACAAAGCGCGGTGCAGAGAATACATTAATGGCAATGGAGTACGGAGCAGTCGATTTCGTTGCAAAACCAAGCGGTTCCATTTCATTGGATTTACATAAAATTAAAGATGAACTTGTACGAAAAGTGGAAGAGGCATCTAAAGTAACGGTTTCAAAACTGAGAAAACCATACGAAAAATCGACTGTTGTAAGTAGAACAATCCGTCAACCTCTTCATAATGAAGAATCAAAACTAAAAAGCATGACTAAACCAACCATCAAAATTGATGTACCGACCCAAAAGACGGAGTGGAGCAAAACTTCGAAGAAAATCATTTTAATCGGAACTTCAACAGGTGGTCCAAGAGCTTTACAGGAAGTCATTACAAAAATTCCCGCAAATGTGGATGCACCGATCTTAATCGTGCAGCATATGCCTGCCGGATTTACAAAATCATTGGCAGCCAGACTTGATCAATTAAGTGAAATTCATGTAAAAGAAGCAGAACAAGGCGACCTATTGCAAAAGGGAACGGCCTATATTGCCCCTGGTGGCTATCATCTTAAATTAAGAAAAGTCGGATCGGCATTTGCTGTAGTCCTCGATAATCAGGAACCGCCAAGAGCAGGACATCGCCCGTCTGTAGACGTCTTATTTGAAGATGTCAGTCAGTATTCGGAATTCGATAAAATTGCCGTCATTATGACCGGAATGGGCTATGACGGATCAAAAGGACTTGTCTCGCTCAAAAAAACAGGGAATGTCACGGCTATTGCCGAGTCAGCAGAAACATGTATCGTATATGGAATGCCAAAAGCTGCCGTGGAAACGCAGCTTGTAGATGAAGTGGCGGATGTTGATGATATTGCCCGAACAATTATGAAATATATGCCTTAA